The following proteins are encoded in a genomic region of Candidatus Eisenbacteria bacterium:
- a CDS encoding glycosyltransferase family 4 protein — protein MKIAIVSQAYYPTYGGVTEHVHYTSHFLRELGHKVKIVTGRMPANGGEEIEFPDVVRIGRSILIPSNGSFSNFTVGRKLSERLRDFLLSENFDLLHVHDPLAPTLPLFANMNATCPVVGTFHSSAKRSRGYQLFRHFLRKHHANLVGKIAVSEPARELIAKYFGGEYVIIPNGVDTNRFHPANEPLPEFLDGKVNLLFVGRLDPRKGLSNLIEAMPRIFRELGGNVRLIIVGGGYLRRILGQKVDGHIKPHVHFVGKISRELLPRFYATCDIFCSPATRNESFGIVLLEAMASGKPIIACDIPGYRTVVTDSREGLLVKPKDPGSLAEAIVNLARNGAERAAMGELGRKKALSYSWERITGRIESYYSEVLGRKRECTSRFAEPSVFTAAQT, from the coding sequence GTGAAGATAGCGATTGTGAGTCAAGCTTACTATCCTACCTACGGGGGAGTCACCGAGCACGTGCACTACACCTCTCATTTCCTCAGAGAACTGGGGCATAAGGTCAAGATAGTAACCGGACGGATGCCGGCAAACGGAGGAGAAGAGATAGAATTTCCGGATGTAGTCAGGATTGGCAGGAGCATTCTTATCCCGTCCAACGGATCTTTTTCCAATTTCACGGTGGGAAGAAAACTAAGCGAGAGGCTCAGAGATTTCCTGCTGTCCGAGAATTTTGACTTACTCCATGTACATGATCCTCTGGCCCCGACGCTTCCGCTCTTTGCCAATATGAATGCCACATGTCCAGTCGTCGGCACATTTCATTCCTCGGCAAAGAGAAGTAGAGGATATCAGCTCTTCAGGCACTTTCTCAGGAAGCACCACGCCAACCTTGTCGGAAAGATAGCCGTCTCAGAGCCGGCCAGGGAGCTCATCGCGAAGTATTTCGGCGGCGAATATGTGATAATTCCAAACGGCGTCGATACAAACAGGTTTCATCCCGCAAATGAGCCGCTTCCTGAGTTTCTTGACGGGAAAGTCAATCTTCTTTTCGTGGGCAGATTGGACCCAAGGAAGGGGTTGAGCAATCTGATTGAGGCGATGCCAAGAATTTTCAGAGAGCTTGGAGGAAACGTCAGATTGATAATCGTTGGGGGTGGATATTTGAGAAGAATTCTCGGCCAAAAGGTCGATGGGCACATAAAACCCCATGTCCACTTTGTCGGTAAGATCTCCAGAGAACTCTTGCCCAGGTTCTATGCCACGTGTGACATATTCTGTTCTCCTGCTACCAGGAACGAGAGTTTCGGAATCGTTCTCCTTGAAGCCATGGCTTCGGGAAAACCAATTATCGCTTGCGACATCCCTGGATACAGAACTGTTGTGACTGATTCCAGGGAGGGTCTCCTTGTTAAGCCAAAGGACCCCGGCTCTCTGGCGGAGGCGATAGTCAATCTTGCCAGAAATGGTGCTGAGAGAGCCGCCATGGGAGAACTTGGAAGAAAAAAGGCCCTTTCTTATTCCTGGGAGCGAATCACCGGAAGGATCGAGAGTTACTATTCCGAAGTTCTCGGCAGGAAAAGAGAATGTACCTCCCGTTTTGCAGAACCCTCCGTCTTTACAGCGGCCCAAACCTGA